A part of Streptomyces sp. DSM 40750 genomic DNA contains:
- a CDS encoding LamG domain-containing protein: MTFLRKAAAAVSAAAAILIAIPPTASATPAPHQTYGGTLVRENFNHLPLGPVTKGRGWTTDTSNGTLTVEPSADGRGRELRLRTEGNGRAFVVLSDLAPPGNSFWARMRLRVAEFPTAPDWAHWTLAEASGADSPTLVRPLGGQYAPTDKGNFYGVGSDLGPTGDWTNWKTSAPAVAGKWQCVEFHLDATDNRVTVYFDGVEQPDLTVSTKQHGGTADDFVFPRFDELKLGWQLYQADPDPSSYDVRLDDIALSARRVGDCGG, from the coding sequence ATGACCTTCCTGAGGAAAGCCGCGGCCGCAGTGTCGGCCGCGGCCGCGATCCTGATCGCGATACCCCCCACAGCCTCGGCAACGCCCGCCCCACATCAGACGTACGGCGGCACGCTCGTCCGGGAGAACTTCAATCACCTCCCCCTCGGCCCGGTGACCAAGGGCCGGGGCTGGACCACCGACACCTCCAACGGCACCCTGACCGTCGAGCCCAGCGCCGACGGCCGGGGCCGCGAACTCCGCCTCCGCACCGAGGGCAACGGCCGCGCCTTCGTCGTCCTGTCCGATCTCGCCCCGCCCGGCAACAGTTTCTGGGCCCGGATGCGGCTGCGCGTGGCCGAGTTCCCCACGGCGCCAGACTGGGCCCACTGGACCCTCGCGGAGGCCTCCGGCGCCGACTCCCCCACCCTCGTCCGCCCGCTCGGTGGCCAGTACGCGCCCACCGACAAGGGCAACTTCTATGGCGTGGGCTCCGACCTGGGTCCGACGGGCGACTGGACCAACTGGAAGACCTCGGCTCCGGCCGTCGCGGGGAAGTGGCAGTGCGTCGAGTTCCACCTGGACGCCACCGACAACCGGGTCACCGTCTACTTCGACGGAGTCGAACAGCCCGACCTCACCGTCTCCACGAAGCAGCACGGCGGCACGGCCGACGACTTCGTCTTTCCTCGCTTCGACGAGCTCAAGTTGGGGTGGCAGCTGTATCAGGCGGACCCTGACCCGTCGTCGTACGACGTCCGTCTGGACGACATCGCGCTGAGCGCGCGGCGAGTGGGCGACTGCGGCGGCTGA
- a CDS encoding RHS repeat domain-containing protein, with protein MFGRFSHVRRRTRLLRAAVVPTLGAALLVGLLPAQSVALPPDPAVAEKGRETLDLEALDQDEPITGEAFERDLETLKVEVPEDLEQAPSGTATAPAPDTGSVSFGGAATTAPASARTAATAQQVDVTPVEDLPVSLGQAPDQAAPTGTWSVQVYDRAAAVSQGVDGAVVKVQAPATGSVPISVKLDYARFKNLYGADWASRLRFVQFPECYLTTPDVEACQEYEELETTNDTKTQSITATVDTAADGTVTPAAAAEVAESDGPTVAQAAFRTSSTSATPVAATGDSAVVGAVDSGGGAGGTFKATPLVANGKWEAGGSSGAFTWSYPLTIPAAPAGPAPSVAFNYNSQTVDGRTAVSSPQVSWIGEGWDYDAGHIERRYRSCQDDRKAMKSGTPNNTAKKDKTADLCWASYNAVMSLAGKTTELVRDAPSGSDPETDTEVYRPQQDDGTRVERRTGGSNGDNNGEYWIVTTPDGTKHYFGLNQVGGGHADTDSVSTVPVFGNHPGEPCHATAFADSRCGAGKKQAWRWGLDKIVDVYGNTLVVNWKQETNYYSVKKKFKSPELYDRYAYPTTIEYGMRADLTKPSATVEFGVRQRCLKSETACDAANFAKTADPGAYRPWWDTPGNLNCKSTSKLCPAFPSFWTQMRLDTVTTKAARAGQTGLGKVDTYQLHQSFPEDWYDTSPGLWLNSITRRGYAPGDSTGTLQHTDGVSFAEYSVGSGSPLRTRLRDRQLPNLVLTGANDQRPGFTRPRIGTVATEYGGDIEVEYKGGCASEPSEDKGRNNGTCYPVRWSPDGDEKTPAKSWFNKYVVHTVTETDKVTSRGKPVVTQYAYTGPAWAKNDDEFTRPSLRTHSDWRGYRQVAVTKGSKTSSQQGDPQAQSYVETRYFQGVGGEIKDSTGAYTLLTDDAPQYAGMTAESIVHLNSDKRWQKRTLTFPWSKQTASRVREAENGADMDPMLAHRSGVKRADEIQRVGDTSWRSVRTLTEVDDTYGLPVQVETAMVKPNGSGETLSDRTCTRTTYVHNTSVWLIGLPKEERTTGTSCAGHDAADPATQLKKAVRTTYDTLAHGATPTKGQITSVAETNGTGSAYSIVTDTTYDDLGRVRTVTKPGQGTTETQYTPEGGGPLTASKLINAKGHATATTFDPGRSLPLTVSDANGRTTRTEYDALGRLVKGWTAARSTATAPDVMIAYQSAIATSAQTRPAAVTVKSLKDDGTYSSKVTVYDGLMREVQVQTDAHGPGRVVSDTTYNDHGLVDEQTGKYLAKGEPAAELFAPRSKAQIPSWTKTRYDGMERQVRLSTYLDGDYRYATYTTHSDTSTYVNPAGSTTPRTRTYTDALGRVTSVHHYSQDDSSSTTGRATTYEYDSRGNRSRVTDPAGNIWSYIYDARGRVTSATDPDTGKTDTWYDDADRPNKVTTSRSQTTYTEYDVLGRVTKVREGSETATPAKEFTYDSLPGGLGRLVSSIRHTANGDYINRVTGYDAGYRPTGRETVIPANTMTTGVAGTYAYAYTYTKVTGRPESVTMPAVGGLAKEKVVTRYNGDGLAESTSGLTWYTSDVTYSPFGEVMRTVSGSQPYRVWTTNFVDPRTGKLQRTVADRETSGPHRISDSYYSYDASGIITSHARKLAEASGETWDTQCFTYDAMGELVNAWTSNAAPTGNGTGCKSSNGTTWGPRTDYETSSGPVADAPDASTDVSGPDASLSSTLAAAAPDTATVSTGATAYRQSFTFDWLGNRATMTEHDPADATKNVGYSYGYESAQPHTVKWIGSTPSGKGSSYSYDAAGNTEVRDLATTTQDLTWTSENKLDTITDDGTKTTYVYDADGNRVLENSPSGTTLHLGETELTTNSSGTITRAARAYAQAGAPTAVRTTTNGATTGHKLTVLLADHLGTANTTVDLTSGQTVTRRAFKPYGEVRGPKPSTWPNRRGYLGVGIDDAATGLTHIGAREYDQASGRFLSADPVIDIADPLQMNGYTYSNGSPISKSDPTGLILYYEGGGGGSTNNGSGNTNKGRDGKEIAADRIRHNAAVAAVAIYLRFLWRHNPDVHVQTEYYIPGAQRKNGKGGFADVVVIFPDTIFVWEVKSAKTAELDGPSTLDRYINALRKIERKEGTFRTVERGNNLPQITTLDPLDPKKQLVAESTQQRKGSTRTGEEYKGVIGWWTRKMPPRGKGPDGYQRESVPVLEKIQAWQPTPDQQRDIALGAAASMAIYVIGKMFTSPFGLE; from the coding sequence GTGTTCGGTCGCTTTTCGCATGTCCGCCGTCGCACGCGTCTGCTGCGCGCGGCCGTCGTACCCACTCTCGGCGCGGCCCTGCTCGTGGGGCTGCTGCCCGCCCAGTCGGTGGCGCTGCCGCCCGATCCGGCGGTCGCCGAGAAGGGTCGCGAGACCCTGGACCTGGAGGCGCTCGACCAGGACGAGCCGATCACAGGTGAGGCCTTCGAGCGGGACCTGGAGACCCTGAAGGTCGAGGTCCCCGAAGATCTGGAGCAGGCCCCCTCAGGCACGGCCACGGCACCGGCCCCCGACACCGGCTCGGTCAGCTTCGGCGGCGCGGCGACCACCGCCCCCGCCTCGGCCCGCACGGCCGCGACCGCCCAGCAGGTCGATGTCACGCCCGTCGAAGACCTCCCCGTCAGCCTCGGCCAGGCCCCCGACCAGGCCGCCCCGACCGGCACCTGGAGCGTCCAGGTCTACGACCGCGCCGCCGCCGTCTCCCAGGGTGTCGACGGCGCCGTCGTCAAGGTCCAGGCCCCCGCGACCGGCTCGGTACCGATCTCGGTCAAGCTCGACTACGCCAGGTTCAAGAACCTCTATGGCGCCGACTGGGCTTCCCGCCTGCGCTTCGTCCAGTTCCCCGAGTGCTACCTGACCACGCCGGATGTCGAGGCGTGCCAGGAGTACGAGGAGTTGGAGACCACCAACGACACCAAGACCCAGTCGATCACGGCGACGGTGGACACGGCGGCGGACGGGACGGTGACTCCCGCCGCGGCGGCCGAGGTGGCCGAGTCCGACGGGCCGACCGTCGCCCAGGCGGCGTTCCGCACGTCGAGCACCTCCGCCACCCCGGTCGCCGCGACCGGCGACTCCGCCGTCGTCGGCGCGGTCGACTCCGGCGGCGGCGCGGGCGGCACCTTCAAGGCCACGCCCCTGGTCGCCAACGGCAAGTGGGAGGCCGGCGGTTCGTCGGGCGCCTTCACCTGGTCGTACCCGCTGACGATCCCGGCCGCCCCGGCGGGCCCGGCCCCGAGCGTCGCCTTCAACTACAACTCCCAGACGGTGGACGGCCGTACCGCGGTCTCCTCCCCCCAGGTCTCCTGGATCGGTGAGGGCTGGGACTACGACGCCGGCCACATCGAGCGCCGCTACCGCTCCTGCCAGGACGACCGCAAGGCGATGAAGTCCGGCACGCCCAACAACACGGCCAAGAAGGACAAGACGGCCGACCTGTGCTGGGCGTCGTACAACGCGGTGATGTCGTTGGCGGGCAAGACCACGGAGCTGGTACGGGACGCTCCCTCCGGCAGCGATCCGGAGACGGACACCGAGGTCTACCGTCCGCAGCAGGACGACGGCACCCGCGTCGAGCGCCGCACCGGCGGCAGCAACGGCGACAACAACGGCGAGTACTGGATCGTCACGACCCCGGACGGCACCAAGCACTACTTCGGTCTCAACCAGGTCGGCGGCGGTCACGCCGACACCGACTCGGTGTCCACCGTCCCCGTCTTCGGCAACCACCCGGGCGAACCCTGCCACGCCACCGCCTTCGCGGACTCCCGCTGCGGCGCGGGCAAGAAGCAGGCATGGCGCTGGGGACTCGACAAGATCGTCGACGTGTACGGCAACACCCTGGTCGTCAACTGGAAGCAGGAGACGAACTACTACTCCGTCAAGAAGAAGTTCAAGTCCCCCGAGCTGTACGACCGTTACGCCTACCCGACGACCATCGAGTACGGCATGCGCGCGGATCTCACCAAGCCGTCCGCGACCGTCGAGTTCGGTGTCCGGCAGCGCTGCCTGAAGTCCGAGACGGCCTGCGACGCGGCGAACTTCGCCAAGACCGCGGACCCCGGCGCCTACCGCCCCTGGTGGGACACCCCCGGCAACCTCAACTGCAAGTCGACGTCGAAGCTGTGCCCGGCCTTCCCGTCCTTCTGGACCCAGATGCGCCTCGACACGGTGACGACGAAGGCGGCCCGCGCCGGCCAGACCGGCCTGGGCAAGGTGGACACCTACCAGCTCCACCAGTCCTTCCCCGAGGACTGGTACGACACCTCCCCGGGCCTCTGGCTGAACTCGATCACCCGCCGCGGCTACGCCCCCGGGGACAGCACCGGCACCCTCCAGCACACGGACGGCGTCAGCTTCGCCGAGTACTCCGTCGGCTCGGGCTCACCACTGCGCACCCGGCTGCGGGACCGCCAGCTCCCGAACCTCGTGCTCACCGGAGCGAACGACCAGCGCCCCGGCTTCACCCGGCCCCGCATCGGCACCGTCGCCACCGAGTACGGCGGTGACATCGAGGTCGAGTACAAGGGCGGCTGCGCGAGCGAACCGTCCGAGGACAAGGGCAGGAACAACGGCACCTGCTACCCGGTCCGCTGGTCCCCGGACGGCGACGAGAAGACACCCGCCAAGTCCTGGTTCAACAAGTACGTCGTCCACACCGTGACCGAGACCGACAAGGTCACCTCCCGCGGCAAGCCCGTCGTCACCCAGTACGCCTACACGGGCCCCGCCTGGGCGAAGAACGACGACGAGTTCACCCGCCCGTCCCTGCGCACCCACAGCGACTGGCGCGGCTACCGCCAGGTCGCCGTCACCAAGGGCAGCAAGACCAGCTCCCAGCAGGGCGACCCGCAGGCCCAGTCGTATGTGGAGACGCGCTACTTCCAGGGCGTCGGCGGCGAGATCAAGGACTCCACGGGCGCGTACACGCTCCTCACCGACGACGCCCCGCAGTACGCCGGCATGACGGCGGAGAGCATCGTCCACCTCAACTCCGACAAGCGCTGGCAGAAGCGGACACTGACCTTCCCCTGGTCCAAGCAGACCGCGTCCCGCGTCCGGGAGGCGGAGAACGGCGCGGACATGGACCCGATGCTCGCGCATCGCAGCGGCGTCAAGCGCGCCGACGAGATCCAGCGGGTCGGGGACACGAGCTGGCGGTCCGTCCGCACCCTCACCGAGGTCGACGACACCTACGGTCTGCCCGTCCAGGTCGAGACGGCCATGGTCAAGCCGAACGGCTCCGGCGAGACCCTCTCCGACCGGACCTGCACCCGAACCACCTACGTTCACAACACCTCTGTCTGGCTGATCGGGCTGCCCAAGGAGGAAAGGACCACCGGCACCTCCTGCGCGGGCCACGACGCCGCCGACCCCGCCACCCAGCTGAAGAAGGCGGTCCGCACCACCTACGACACGCTGGCCCACGGCGCCACCCCGACCAAGGGGCAGATCACCTCGGTGGCCGAGACCAACGGCACCGGATCGGCGTATTCGATAGTCACCGACACCACCTACGACGACCTCGGCCGAGTGCGTACCGTCACCAAGCCCGGCCAGGGCACCACCGAGACCCAGTACACGCCCGAGGGCGGCGGCCCGCTCACCGCGAGCAAGCTGATCAACGCCAAGGGCCACGCCACCGCGACGACCTTCGATCCGGGACGCAGCCTCCCGCTGACGGTCTCCGACGCCAACGGACGGACGACGCGCACCGAGTACGACGCCCTCGGCCGGCTGGTGAAGGGCTGGACGGCGGCGCGGTCGACCGCGACGGCCCCCGACGTCATGATCGCCTACCAGAGCGCGATCGCCACCAGCGCCCAGACCCGCCCCGCCGCCGTCACCGTAAAGTCGCTCAAGGACGACGGCACCTACAGCAGCAAGGTCACCGTCTACGACGGCCTGATGCGCGAGGTCCAGGTCCAGACCGACGCCCACGGCCCCGGCCGCGTCGTCAGCGACACGACGTACAACGACCACGGCCTCGTCGACGAGCAGACCGGCAAGTACCTGGCCAAGGGCGAGCCGGCCGCCGAGCTGTTCGCCCCCCGGTCCAAGGCCCAGATCCCCAGCTGGACCAAGACCCGCTACGACGGCATGGAACGCCAGGTCCGCCTGTCGACCTACCTGGACGGCGACTACAGGTACGCGACGTACACGACCCACTCCGACACCAGCACCTATGTGAACCCGGCCGGTTCGACCACCCCGAGGACCCGGACCTACACCGACGCCCTCGGCCGGGTCACCTCGGTCCACCACTACAGCCAGGACGACTCCTCCAGCACCACCGGGCGCGCGACCACCTACGAGTACGACTCCCGCGGCAACCGCAGCAGGGTCACCGACCCGGCCGGCAACATCTGGTCGTACATCTACGACGCCCGCGGCCGGGTCACCTCCGCCACGGACCCGGACACCGGCAAGACGGACACCTGGTACGACGACGCCGATCGGCCCAACAAGGTGACCACCTCCCGGTCACAGACGACGTACACCGAATACGACGTCCTGGGCCGGGTCACCAAGGTCCGGGAGGGCTCCGAAACCGCCACCCCGGCCAAGGAGTTCACCTACGACTCGCTGCCCGGCGGGCTCGGCCGGCTGGTCTCCTCGATCCGGCACACCGCGAACGGCGACTACATCAACCGCGTCACGGGCTACGACGCCGGATACCGGCCCACCGGCCGTGAGACGGTCATCCCGGCCAACACGATGACGACGGGCGTCGCCGGCACCTACGCCTACGCGTACACGTACACCAAGGTCACCGGACGGCCGGAGTCCGTCACCATGCCCGCCGTGGGCGGGCTGGCCAAGGAGAAGGTCGTCACCCGCTACAACGGCGACGGCCTGGCCGAGTCCACCTCCGGTCTCACCTGGTACACCTCCGACGTCACGTACTCGCCGTTCGGCGAGGTCATGCGCACGGTCTCCGGCTCCCAGCCGTACCGGGTATGGACGACCAACTTCGTCGACCCGCGCACCGGCAAGCTCCAGCGCACGGTCGCGGACCGCGAGACCTCGGGCCCGCACCGCATCAGCGACAGCTACTACTCGTACGACGCCTCCGGCATCATCACCTCCCACGCCCGCAAGCTGGCGGAGGCCTCCGGCGAGACGTGGGACACCCAGTGCTTCACGTACGACGCCATGGGCGAGCTGGTGAACGCCTGGACCTCGAACGCGGCCCCCACCGGCAACGGCACCGGCTGCAAGTCGTCCAACGGCACCACCTGGGGCCCGCGCACCGACTACGAGACCTCGTCGGGCCCGGTGGCCGACGCCCCGGACGCGTCGACCGACGTGTCGGGCCCCGACGCCTCCCTCAGCTCCACCCTGGCGGCCGCCGCTCCCGACACGGCCACGGTCTCCACCGGCGCCACCGCCTACCGCCAGTCCTTCACCTTCGACTGGCTCGGCAACCGGGCCACGATGACGGAGCACGACCCGGCGGACGCGACGAAGAACGTCGGCTACTCGTACGGCTACGAGAGCGCGCAGCCGCACACGGTGAAGTGGATCGGCTCCACCCCGTCCGGCAAGGGCAGCAGCTACTCCTACGACGCGGCGGGCAACACCGAGGTCCGTGATCTGGCCACCACGACCCAGGACCTGACCTGGACGTCCGAGAACAAGCTCGACACGATCACCGACGACGGCACCAAGACGACGTACGTCTACGACGCCGACGGCAACCGCGTCCTGGAGAACTCCCCCTCGGGCACGACCCTCCACCTGGGCGAGACCGAGCTGACCACGAACTCCTCGGGCACCATCACCCGCGCCGCACGTGCCTATGCCCAGGCAGGCGCCCCCACGGCGGTCCGCACCACCACCAACGGCGCGACCACCGGACACAAGCTCACCGTCCTGCTCGCCGACCACCTCGGCACGGCGAACACGACCGTCGATCTGACGAGCGGCCAGACGGTCACTCGCCGCGCCTTCAAGCCGTACGGCGAGGTCCGTGGCCCCAAGCCGTCGACCTGGCCCAACCGGCGCGGCTACCTCGGCGTCGGCATCGACGACGCGGCCACCGGCCTGACCCACATCGGCGCCCGCGAGTACGACCAGGCGTCCGGCCGCTTCCTGTCGGCCGACCCGGTCATCGACATCGCGGACCCGCTGCAGATGAACGGGTACACGTACAGCAACGGCAGCCCGATCAGCAAGAGCGACCCGACCGGCCTCATCCTCTACTACGAGGGCGGCGGTGGCGGATCCACCAACAACGGCTCCGGAAACACCAACAAGGGCCGTGACGGCAAGGAAATCGCCGCGGACCGGATCCGCCACAATGCCGCGGTCGCGGCGGTGGCCATCTATCTGAGGTTCCTCTGGCGCCACAACCCGGACGTACACGTGCAGACCGAGTACTACATTCCGGGAGCACAGCGCAAGAACGGAAAGGGCGGTTTCGCCGACGTCGTCGTGATCTTCCCGGACACCATCTTCGTGTGGGAGGTGAAGTCGGCGAAGACAGCGGAACTGGACGGTCCCTCGACCCTGGACCGCTACATCAACGCGCTGCGGAAGATCGAGCGGAAGGAAGGAACCTTCCGGACCGTCGAACGGGGCAACAACCTTCCCCAGATCACGACCCTGGACCCGCTGGACCCGAAGAAGCAACTGGTGGCGGAGTCCACACAGCAGCGCAAGGGCTCCACCCGCACCGGAGAGGAATACAAGGGTGTGATCGGCTGGTGGACACGGAAGATGCCACCGCGCGGCAAGGGACCCGACGGCTACCAGCGTGAATCGGTGCCGGTCCTGGAGAAGATCCAGGCCTGGCAGCCCACCCCGGACCAACAACGGGACATTGCCCTGGGAGCCGCCGCGTCGATGGCCATCTACGTGATCGGCAAGATGTTCACCAGCCCCTTCGGGCTGGAGTAG
- a CDS encoding DUF7737 domain-containing protein, whose amino-acid sequence MPPKSPARDGNRTVPTGCLPYGDDRMLAVILSKAMLLAEDTEITDPTILSQL is encoded by the coding sequence GTGCCGCCCAAGTCGCCCGCCCGCGACGGGAACCGAACCGTGCCGACCGGCTGTCTCCCCTACGGGGACGACCGTATGCTCGCTGTCATCCTCAGCAAGGCGATGCTGCTCGCCGAGGACACGGAGATCACGGACCCGACAATCCTCAGCCAACTGTGA
- a CDS encoding TM2 domain-containing protein, with protein sequence MTVPTPDAPFGHDPQGRPYSDKSKIVAGILQLFLGTLGIGRFYVGSVGVGVAQLLTCGGLGFWSLIDGILFLTSNDRTDSQGRVLRG encoded by the coding sequence ATGACCGTCCCCACCCCTGACGCTCCCTTCGGCCACGACCCGCAGGGTCGCCCGTACTCCGACAAGTCGAAGATCGTCGCTGGCATTCTGCAGCTCTTCCTCGGCACGCTCGGCATCGGCCGTTTCTACGTCGGTTCCGTCGGCGTGGGCGTCGCCCAGCTCCTCACCTGCGGTGGTCTGGGCTTCTGGTCCCTGATCGACGGCATCCTGTTCCTCACGAGCAACGACCGCACCGACTCGCAGGGCCGTGTCCTGCGCGGCTGA
- a CDS encoding TM2 domain-containing protein: MTEQPQQPAQPPQQPGYGYPNAAPGQPGANPYGAPQPGYQQPGADQAGYGYPQQGGYPQQGGYAQGGYQVPPAPGGAYTGDPNAPYGYDPYGRPYSDKSKIVAGILSLFLGSFGVGRFYIGHVGLGLGQLFTCGGFGIWALVDGIILLTSSNTTDSNGRVLRG, encoded by the coding sequence GTGACCGAGCAGCCCCAGCAGCCCGCTCAGCCCCCGCAGCAGCCCGGATACGGGTACCCGAACGCCGCCCCTGGCCAGCCGGGCGCCAACCCGTACGGCGCCCCGCAGCCCGGCTACCAGCAGCCGGGCGCGGACCAGGCCGGCTACGGCTACCCGCAGCAGGGCGGCTATCCCCAGCAGGGCGGTTACGCGCAGGGCGGCTACCAGGTACCTCCGGCGCCCGGCGGCGCGTACACGGGTGACCCCAACGCCCCGTACGGCTACGACCCCTACGGCCGCCCGTACTCCGACAAGTCGAAGATCGTCGCGGGCATCCTCTCGCTGTTCCTGGGCTCCTTCGGCGTCGGCCGCTTCTACATCGGGCACGTCGGCCTCGGCCTCGGGCAGCTCTTCACCTGCGGTGGCTTCGGCATCTGGGCGCTGGTCGACGGCATCATCCTGCTGACGAGCAGCAACACCACGGACTCCAACGGACGTGTCCTGCGTGGCTGA
- a CDS encoding DUF2752 domain-containing protein: MAERGLTVLRHPAAAPLAVAAAGLAGAAYLYGTNPHEPGHLLPQCPFRYVTGLLCPACGGSRMVYDLMHGQFAAAWHDNRVLLLAAPFALALLGRWSIEGLRGRRWRPELKPRTQALILGIAVTWTIVRNLH, encoded by the coding sequence GTGGCTGAGCGCGGCCTCACCGTTCTTCGGCATCCGGCGGCGGCCCCCCTCGCGGTGGCCGCCGCCGGGCTGGCGGGCGCCGCGTACCTGTACGGCACCAACCCGCACGAGCCCGGCCATCTGCTGCCCCAGTGCCCGTTCCGCTATGTCACGGGGCTGCTCTGCCCCGCCTGCGGCGGCAGCCGCATGGTGTACGACCTGATGCACGGCCAGTTCGCCGCCGCCTGGCACGACAACCGGGTGCTGCTGCTCGCCGCGCCGTTCGCGCTGGCGCTGTTGGGCCGTTGGTCCATCGAGGGCCTGCGCGGCCGCCGCTGGCGCCCCGAACTCAAGCCCCGCACCCAGGCCTTGATCCTCGGCATCGCGGTGACGTGGACGATCGTCCGCAATCTTCACTGA
- a CDS encoding succinate dehydrogenase iron-sulfur subunit, with protein sequence MATPTLDKADSAGKPEAGFADSPYITATFRIRRFNPEVSAEAVWEDFQLEIDPKERVLDALHKIKWDQDGSLTFRRSCAHGICGSDAMRINGKNRLACKTLIKDINPEKPITVEAIKGLTVLKDLVVDMEPFFQAYRDVMPFLITKDTNEPTRERFQTAEDRERFDDTTKCILCAACTSSCPVFWNDGQYFGPAAIVNAHRFIFDSRDEAGEQRLEILNDRDGVWRCRTTFNCTDACPRGIEVTKAIQEVKRALITRRF encoded by the coding sequence ATGGCTACACCCACCCTGGACAAGGCGGACAGCGCCGGCAAGCCGGAGGCCGGCTTCGCCGACTCCCCGTACATCACCGCCACGTTCCGCATCCGCCGCTTCAACCCCGAGGTCTCGGCGGAGGCGGTCTGGGAAGACTTCCAGCTGGAGATCGACCCCAAGGAGCGTGTCCTCGACGCGCTGCACAAGATCAAGTGGGATCAGGACGGTTCGCTGACCTTCCGCCGCTCCTGCGCGCACGGCATCTGCGGCTCGGACGCCATGCGGATCAACGGCAAGAACCGTCTCGCGTGCAAGACGCTGATCAAGGACATCAACCCGGAGAAGCCCATCACGGTCGAGGCCATAAAGGGCCTCACGGTCCTCAAGGACCTGGTCGTGGACATGGAGCCGTTCTTCCAGGCGTACCGGGACGTGATGCCCTTCCTGATCACGAAGGACACCAACGAGCCGACGCGCGAGCGCTTCCAGACCGCAGAGGACCGCGAGCGCTTCGACGACACGACGAAGTGCATCCTCTGCGCCGCCTGCACGTCCTCGTGCCCGGTGTTCTGGAACGACGGCCAGTACTTCGGTCCGGCCGCGATCGTCAACGCCCACCGCTTCATCTTCGACTCGCGTGACGAGGCCGGTGAGCAGCGCCTGGAGATCCTCAACGACCGGGACGGCGTGTGGCGTTGCCGCACGACCTTCAACTGCACGGACGCCTGCCCGCGTGGTATCGAGGTCACCAAGGCGATCCAGGAGGTGAAGCGGGCGCTCATCACGCGCCGCTTCTGA